One region of Citrus sinensis cultivar Valencia sweet orange chromosome 6, DVS_A1.0, whole genome shotgun sequence genomic DNA includes:
- the LOC102616024 gene encoding probable LRR receptor-like serine/threonine-protein kinase At3g47570 isoform X2, which produces MEHRVLNSKWFVLVHVLWLAPSLESATIEADKLALLDFKNHITQDPLQIMSSWNDSVHFCNWVGVTCSPSNGRVTVLKLVSKQLVGSIPASIGNLTYLTGINLFQNSFHGQIPEEIGRLQQLQDLNLTYNYLSGKIPTNLSHCTELRSFEASVNDFVGQIPNQLSSLTKLEIIGLGGSNLTGNVPAWIGNFSSLKALSLAWNNLRGSIPNELGQLSGLGFFTLYGNFISGIIPSSIYNISSIYYFSVTQNQLHGQLPTDVGLTLPNLKIFAGAVNYFTGSIPVSLSNASNLQVLDFAENGLTGTIPGNFGSLKDLVRLNFDQNELGSREIGDLNFLKFLANCTSLEVLGLARNSFGGEMPISIANLSTHLRRLTMGENLMHGNIPVGIGNLVNLNLLGLEGNNLSGSVPEVIGRLNKLEGLGLNVNKFSGLIPSSLGNLTILTRLWMEENRLEGSIPPSLGNCQKLLVLNLSSNDLNGTIPKEVVSLSSLSISLVMSHNSLTGSLPPEVGKLTNLVELDVSYNKLSGEIPSSLDSCSSLERLYLENNSFKGTIPISLKSLRGLAELDLSCNNLSGKVPGFFGKLLSLRHLNLSYNDLDGEISREGIFANASAVSIVGNDKLCGGIQELHLSECSRKNPRKHLPVRVVIPVTIAVIIVIVFLTSLVIYCMVKPSGRQSPPPPHERQSGMSYSDISKSTDNFSKENLIGTGSFGSVYKGTLGDGTIVAIKVLKLQQQGALKSFIDECNALKSTRHRNILRVITACSSVDLEGNDFKALVFEFMSNGNLDQWLHPSPAEHYQFKKLSVIQRLNIAIDVASALDYLHHHCDTPIAHCDLKPSNVLLDKDMTAHVGDFGLAKFLFEISDNPSKNQTVSIGLKGSIGYIPPEHMNGQVSILGDIYSYGILLLEMFTGKRPTDEENDEEQIEEVIEEKEMMIHIDLEVNTKNKLEECFVSVLRIGLMCSTTSPRERIAMNVVVNNLKTIRNCFLEFKKRNA; this is translated from the exons ATGGAGCATCGGGTTTTGAACTCCAAATGGTTTGTCCTCGTTCATGTTTTATGGCTAGCTCCAAGCTTAGAATCAGCAACCATTGAAGCGGACAAGCTTGCTTTACTTGACTTCAAGAATCATATAACTCAAGATCCTCTGCAAATCATGAGCTCATGGAATGATTCTGTCCATTTCTGCAACTGGGTTGGTGTTACGTGCAGTCCCTCTAATGGAAGAGTCACAGTCCTAAAGCTGGTATCAAAACAGTTGGTTGGCTCAATTCCTGCCTCTATAGGAAACCTTACATATCTTACAGGGATCAACCTATTCCAGAACAGCTTTCATGGCCAAATTCCTGAAGAAATAGGACGTCTGCAACAGCTGCAGGATCTCAATTTAACTTACAATTACCTTAGTGGGAAAATTCCAACAAATTTATCTCACTGTACAGAACTTAGATCATTTGAAGCTAGTGTCAACGATTTCGTTGGCCAGATTCCCAACCAGCTTAGTTCATTAACAAAACTAGAAATCATCGGCCTTGGAGGCAGCAATCTTACAGGAAATGTCCCAGCTTGGATAGGCAATTTTTCTTCTCTGAAGGCTCTGTCGCTGGCTTGGAATAATTTACGTGGGAGCATACCAAATGAACTTGGCCAGCTTTCAGGCCTAGGATTTTTCACACTTTATGGGAATTTTATATCTGGTATCATCCCTTCTTCCATTTATAATATCTCATCTATATACTATTTCTCTGTGACTCAAAACCAGCTGCATGGGCAGTTGCCTACAGACGTTGGCCTCACTCTTCCTAATCTGAAAATATTTGCTGGTGCTGTTAACTATTTCACAGGAAGTATTCCTGTGTCATTGTCAAATGCTTCTAATCTTCAGGTTCTTGATTTTGCTGAAAATGGTCTCACTGGGACCATTCCTGGAAACTTTGGGAGCTTGAAAGATCTAGTTAGACTAAACTTTGATCAAAATGAACTTGGAAGCAGAGAAATAGGTGACTTGAATTTTCTCAAATTCTTGGCTAATTGTACTAGTCTTGAAGTGTTAGGTCTTGCCCGAAATAGTTTTGGGGGAGAGATGCCGATCTCCATAGCAAACCTTTCAACCCATTTGCGAAGGCTCACAATGGGAGAAAATCTGATGCATGGAAACATCCCTGTTGGGATCGGAAACCTTGTTAACTTGAACCTTCTTGGATTAGAAGGTAACAACTTAAGTGGTAGTGTTCCTGAAGTTATAGGGAGGCTCAACAAATTAGAAGGATTGGGGTTGAACGTTAACAAGTTTTCAGGATTAATCCCATCTTCCCTTGGTAACTTAACTATACTAACTAGGCTTTGGATGGAGGAGAATAGATTGGAAGGAAGCATCCCTCCAAGTCTTGGAAACTGCCAGAAGTTGCTGGTGCTGAACTTATCAAGTAATGATCTCAATGGCACCATACCCAAAGAAGTTGTGAgcctctcttctctttcaatttctttggTCATGTCTCATAATTCTTTGACTGGTTCACTCCCACCTGAAGTGGGCAAGTTGACAAATCTTGTGGAATTGGACGTGTCATACAACAAGTTATCAGGTGAAATTCCAAGCAGCCTTGATAGTTGTAGTAGTTTGGAGCGTCTGTATCTGGAGAATAACTCATTTAAAGGGACAATTCCTATATCCTTAAAAAGCTTAAGAGGTTTAGCTGAATTAGATCTTTCATGTAACAACTTGTCTGGCAAGGTTCCTGGATTTTTCGGCAAGCTTTTATCTCTCAGGCATCTTAATCTCTCTTACAACGATCTGGATGGTGAAATATCCAGGGAAGGGATCTTTGCAAATGCAAGTGCTGTTTCCATTGTCGGGAATGATAAGCTCTGTGGAGGCATCCAAGAACTACATTTATCTGAATGCTCCAGAAAAAATCCCAGGAAACATCTACCCGTAAGAGTAGTAATCCCAGTAACTATTGCAgtcataattgttattgttttcttgACTTCATTGGTTATTTATTGTATGGTAAAACCCTCAGGGAGACAATCCCCTCCTCCTCCTCATGAGCGGCAATCAGGCATGTCTTACTCAGATATCTCAAAATCAACTGATAatttctcaaaagaaaatttgattggTACTGGCAGTTTTGGTTCTGTATACAAAGGAACTCTTGGTGACGGAACAATTGTTGCGATAAAGGTACTAAAACTTCAACAGCAAGGAGCTTTAAAGAGCTTCATTGATGAATGCAATGCTTTGAAAAGTACACGACATCGTAACATTCTCAGGGTCATAACTGCTTGCTCGAGTGTTGATCTTGAAGGGAATGATTTCAAAGCTttagtttttgagttcatgTCGAATGGAAATCTGGACCAGTGGCTGCATCCAAGTCCTGCTGAGCATTATCAGTTCAAGAAATTGAGTGTCATTCAGAGACTGAATATAGCAATTGATGTTGCTTCTGCATTGGATTATCTTCATCACCATTGTGACACACCAATTGCGCATTGTGATCTAAAACCAAGCAATGTACTCCTTGATAAAGATATGACAGCTCATGTTGGTGATTTTGGATTGGCAAAATTCCTCTTCGAGATATCAGACAATCCCTCTAAAAATCAAACTGTATCAATTGGGCTCAAGGGTTCTATTGGTTACATCCCTCCAG AGCACATGAATGGCCAGGTTTCCATACTCGGAGATATATATAGCTATGGCATACTTTTGCTGGAGATGTTTACAGGAAAAAGACCCACAG atgaagaaaatgatgaggaacaaattgaagaagtcatagaagagaaagaaatgatGATTCACATTGACCTTGAAgttaacacaaaaaataaattagaagaatGCTTTGTTTCAGTGTTGAGAATCGGCCTCATGTGTTCTACAACTTCTCCAAGAGAGAGGATTGCTATGAACGTTGTTGTTAACAATCTAAAGACAATTAGAAACTGTTTTCTGGAGTTCAAAAAGAGGAATGCATGA
- the LOC102616024 gene encoding probable LRR receptor-like serine/threonine-protein kinase At3g47570 isoform X1 — MEHRVLNSKWFVLVHVLWLAPSLESATIEADKLALLDFKNHITQDPLQIMSSWNDSVHFCNWVGVTCSPSNGRVTVLKLVSKQLVGSIPASIGNLTYLTGINLFQNSFHGQIPEEIGRLQQLQDLNLTYNYLSGKIPTNLSHCTELRSFEASVNDFVGQIPNQLSSLTKLEIIGLGGSNLTGNVPAWIGNFSSLKALSLAWNNLRGSIPNELGQLSGLGFFTLYGNFISGIIPSSIYNISSIYYFSVTQNQLHGQLPTDVGLTLPNLKIFAGAVNYFTGSIPVSLSNASNLQVLDFAENGLTGTIPGNFGSLKDLVRLNFDQNELGSREIGDLNFLKFLANCTSLEVLGLARNSFGGEMPISIANLSTHLRRLTMGENLMHGNIPVGIGNLVNLNLLGLEGNNLSGSVPEVIGRLNKLEGLGLNVNKFSGLIPSSLGNLTILTRLWMEENRLEGSIPPSLGNCQKLLVLNLSSNDLNGTIPKEVVSLSSLSISLVMSHNSLTGSLPPEVGKLTNLVELDVSYNKLSGEIPSSLDSCSSLERLYLENNSFKGTIPISLKSLRGLAELDLSCNNLSGKVPGFFGKLLSLRHLNLSYNDLDGEISREGIFANASAVSIVGNDKLCGGIQELHLSECSRKNPRKHLPVRVVIPVTIAVIIVIVFLTSLVIYCMVKPSGRQSPPPPHERQSGMSYSDISKSTDNFSKENLIGTGSFGSVYKGTLGDGTIVAIKVLKLQQQGALKSFIDECNALKSTRHRNILRVITACSSVDLEGNDFKALVFEFMSNGNLDQWLHPSPAEHYQFKKLSVIQRLNIAIDVASALDYLHHHCDTPIAHCDLKPSNVLLDKDMTAHVGDFGLAKFLFEISDNPSKNQTVSIGLKGSIGYIPPEHMNGQVSILGDIYSYGILLLEMFTGKRPTGDMFKDDFSIHMFVSMALPDHVMDILDPSMPLDEENDEEQIEEVIEEKEMMIHIDLEVNTKNKLEECFVSVLRIGLMCSTTSPRERIAMNVVVNNLKTIRNCFLEFKKRNA; from the exons ATGGAGCATCGGGTTTTGAACTCCAAATGGTTTGTCCTCGTTCATGTTTTATGGCTAGCTCCAAGCTTAGAATCAGCAACCATTGAAGCGGACAAGCTTGCTTTACTTGACTTCAAGAATCATATAACTCAAGATCCTCTGCAAATCATGAGCTCATGGAATGATTCTGTCCATTTCTGCAACTGGGTTGGTGTTACGTGCAGTCCCTCTAATGGAAGAGTCACAGTCCTAAAGCTGGTATCAAAACAGTTGGTTGGCTCAATTCCTGCCTCTATAGGAAACCTTACATATCTTACAGGGATCAACCTATTCCAGAACAGCTTTCATGGCCAAATTCCTGAAGAAATAGGACGTCTGCAACAGCTGCAGGATCTCAATTTAACTTACAATTACCTTAGTGGGAAAATTCCAACAAATTTATCTCACTGTACAGAACTTAGATCATTTGAAGCTAGTGTCAACGATTTCGTTGGCCAGATTCCCAACCAGCTTAGTTCATTAACAAAACTAGAAATCATCGGCCTTGGAGGCAGCAATCTTACAGGAAATGTCCCAGCTTGGATAGGCAATTTTTCTTCTCTGAAGGCTCTGTCGCTGGCTTGGAATAATTTACGTGGGAGCATACCAAATGAACTTGGCCAGCTTTCAGGCCTAGGATTTTTCACACTTTATGGGAATTTTATATCTGGTATCATCCCTTCTTCCATTTATAATATCTCATCTATATACTATTTCTCTGTGACTCAAAACCAGCTGCATGGGCAGTTGCCTACAGACGTTGGCCTCACTCTTCCTAATCTGAAAATATTTGCTGGTGCTGTTAACTATTTCACAGGAAGTATTCCTGTGTCATTGTCAAATGCTTCTAATCTTCAGGTTCTTGATTTTGCTGAAAATGGTCTCACTGGGACCATTCCTGGAAACTTTGGGAGCTTGAAAGATCTAGTTAGACTAAACTTTGATCAAAATGAACTTGGAAGCAGAGAAATAGGTGACTTGAATTTTCTCAAATTCTTGGCTAATTGTACTAGTCTTGAAGTGTTAGGTCTTGCCCGAAATAGTTTTGGGGGAGAGATGCCGATCTCCATAGCAAACCTTTCAACCCATTTGCGAAGGCTCACAATGGGAGAAAATCTGATGCATGGAAACATCCCTGTTGGGATCGGAAACCTTGTTAACTTGAACCTTCTTGGATTAGAAGGTAACAACTTAAGTGGTAGTGTTCCTGAAGTTATAGGGAGGCTCAACAAATTAGAAGGATTGGGGTTGAACGTTAACAAGTTTTCAGGATTAATCCCATCTTCCCTTGGTAACTTAACTATACTAACTAGGCTTTGGATGGAGGAGAATAGATTGGAAGGAAGCATCCCTCCAAGTCTTGGAAACTGCCAGAAGTTGCTGGTGCTGAACTTATCAAGTAATGATCTCAATGGCACCATACCCAAAGAAGTTGTGAgcctctcttctctttcaatttctttggTCATGTCTCATAATTCTTTGACTGGTTCACTCCCACCTGAAGTGGGCAAGTTGACAAATCTTGTGGAATTGGACGTGTCATACAACAAGTTATCAGGTGAAATTCCAAGCAGCCTTGATAGTTGTAGTAGTTTGGAGCGTCTGTATCTGGAGAATAACTCATTTAAAGGGACAATTCCTATATCCTTAAAAAGCTTAAGAGGTTTAGCTGAATTAGATCTTTCATGTAACAACTTGTCTGGCAAGGTTCCTGGATTTTTCGGCAAGCTTTTATCTCTCAGGCATCTTAATCTCTCTTACAACGATCTGGATGGTGAAATATCCAGGGAAGGGATCTTTGCAAATGCAAGTGCTGTTTCCATTGTCGGGAATGATAAGCTCTGTGGAGGCATCCAAGAACTACATTTATCTGAATGCTCCAGAAAAAATCCCAGGAAACATCTACCCGTAAGAGTAGTAATCCCAGTAACTATTGCAgtcataattgttattgttttcttgACTTCATTGGTTATTTATTGTATGGTAAAACCCTCAGGGAGACAATCCCCTCCTCCTCCTCATGAGCGGCAATCAGGCATGTCTTACTCAGATATCTCAAAATCAACTGATAatttctcaaaagaaaatttgattggTACTGGCAGTTTTGGTTCTGTATACAAAGGAACTCTTGGTGACGGAACAATTGTTGCGATAAAGGTACTAAAACTTCAACAGCAAGGAGCTTTAAAGAGCTTCATTGATGAATGCAATGCTTTGAAAAGTACACGACATCGTAACATTCTCAGGGTCATAACTGCTTGCTCGAGTGTTGATCTTGAAGGGAATGATTTCAAAGCTttagtttttgagttcatgTCGAATGGAAATCTGGACCAGTGGCTGCATCCAAGTCCTGCTGAGCATTATCAGTTCAAGAAATTGAGTGTCATTCAGAGACTGAATATAGCAATTGATGTTGCTTCTGCATTGGATTATCTTCATCACCATTGTGACACACCAATTGCGCATTGTGATCTAAAACCAAGCAATGTACTCCTTGATAAAGATATGACAGCTCATGTTGGTGATTTTGGATTGGCAAAATTCCTCTTCGAGATATCAGACAATCCCTCTAAAAATCAAACTGTATCAATTGGGCTCAAGGGTTCTATTGGTTACATCCCTCCAG AGCACATGAATGGCCAGGTTTCCATACTCGGAGATATATATAGCTATGGCATACTTTTGCTGGAGATGTTTACAGGAAAAAGACCCACAGGTGACATGTTTAAAGATGATTTTAGCATACACATGTTTGTGTCAATGGCGTTACCTGACCATGTCATGGACATTCTTGATCCGTCAATGCCAttagatgaagaaaatgatgaggaacaaattgaagaagtcatagaagagaaagaaatgatGATTCACATTGACCTTGAAgttaacacaaaaaataaattagaagaatGCTTTGTTTCAGTGTTGAGAATCGGCCTCATGTGTTCTACAACTTCTCCAAGAGAGAGGATTGCTATGAACGTTGTTGTTAACAATCTAAAGACAATTAGAAACTGTTTTCTGGAGTTCAAAAAGAGGAATGCATGA
- the LOC127902996 gene encoding putative receptor protein kinase ZmPK1 yields the protein MFPNFPSLLIVLIAFFFCFQTSESQNLLLRGSSLSVEDNTGVLTSPDKTFSCGFYGLGGNAYLFSIWFTHSRDRTVVWTANRDRPVNGQGSRASLRRNGAMVLTDVDGRVIWMTNTTSTGADRAELLDTGNLVLKDRHGKILWQSFDFPTDTLLPNQVFRKSTKLISGVGNGTYASGYFSLYFDNDNVLRLMYDGPEISSVYWPDPDLNVFQNGRTNYNSSRIAVFDDFGSFSSSDELKFSAIDMGFGIKRRLTMDYDGNLRLYSLNNVTGLWMISWQALMRTCKVHGVCGKNGICTYKPEPKCSCPPGYEATEPGDWSKGCKPKFNRTALSSLTDVKFIKVPKVDFYGFDLNFSEHVSKEACMKLCLDDFRCSGFSYRLTGERVCFTKSELFNGYKAPNFPGDMYLKLPVTVEALEPAILNGTNPACQSNKSDILVGSPSMYYRNTKRAKWSYFYWFALAIGAIEVLFIVSGWWLLFRRQGIPSSLEDGYRALSSQFKRFSYAELKKATNSFKEELGKGGSGAVYKGVLTDERAVAVKRLGDLHQGEEVFWAEVSTIGKIYHMNLVRMWGFCTEGMHRLLVYEYVENQSLDKHLFSSNFLGWKERFKVALGTAKGLAYLHHECLEWVIHCDVKPENILLDSEFEPKIADFGLAKLSQRGSNSSQFSRIRGTKGYMAPEWASNLPITSKVDVFSYGVVILEMLKGIRLSNWVVEDSEGQEAELTGFIREVKEKILCGKQARIEEIVDPRLKGSFNKNQAATLFRIGISCADEDRNKRPTMDSVVQSLLECETESEIHITGVFSGSHD from the coding sequence ATGTTTCCAAATTTTCCATCACTTCTCATTGTTCTCATAGCTTTTTTCTTCTGCTTTCAAACTTCAGAAAGCCAAAACCTCTTGCTTAGGGGCTCTTCTCTATCTGTTGAAGATAATACAGGCGTGTTGACTTCCCCAGACAAAACATTCAGTTGTGGCTTCTATGGCCTGGGTGGAAATGCTTATTTGTTCTCAATCTGGTTCACGCACTCTAGAGACAGAACTGTTGTTTGGACAGCTAACCGTGACAGACCAGTCAACGGCCAGGGCTCCAGAGCTTCTCTGCGGAGAAATGGCGCCATGGTCTTAACTGATGTTGATGGCAGAGTCATTTGGATGACTAACACAACCTCTACTGGTGCTGATCGAGCAGAGCTTCTGGATACTGGAAATCTTGTTCTCAAGGACAGACATGGTAAAATCCTATGGCAAAGCTTTGATTTTCCTACTGATACACTCCTTCCTAATCAAGTATTTAGAAAGAGCACTAAGCTGATTTCTGGAGTAGGAAACGGAACTTATGCGTCAGGgtattttagtttatattttgataatgataatgtATTGAGGTTGATGTATGATGGGCCTGAAATTTCAAGTGTGTACTGGCCAGATCCTGATCTTAATGTGTTCCAAAATGGAAGAACAAATTATAACAGTAGCAGAATAGCtgtttttgatgattttggcAGTTTCTCATCAAGTGATGAGTTGAAATTCAGTGCTATAGACATGGGTTTCGGGATCAAAAGAAGGTTGACAATGGATTATGATGGAAACCTCAGGCTTTACAGTCTTAACAATGTGACAGGATTATGGATGATTTCTTGGCAAGCTCTTATGCGGACCTGTAAAGTGCATGGTGTCTGTGGTAAAAATGGGATTTGCACTTATAAGCCAGAGCCAAAGTGCTCATGTCCACCCGGGTATGAGGCAACTGAGCCGGGGGATTGGAGCAAAGGTTGCAAGCCTAAGTTTAATAGAACTGCTTTATCAAGCTTGACAGACGTGAAATTCATCAAGGTTCCAAAAGTAGATTTCTATGGTTTTGACCTCAACTTCAGTGAACATGTATCAAAAGAGGCTTGTATGAAATTGTGCTTGGATGACTTTCGGTGTTCAGGATTTAGCTATAGGCTGACAGGTGAAAGGGTTTGCTTTACAAAAAGTGAGCTGTTTAATGGCTACAAGGCTCCAAATTTTCCAGGAGACATGTATCTAAAATTGCCAGTGACAGTGGAGGCATTAGAACCAGCTATTTTAAATGGCACCAATCCTGCATGCCAGTCCAATAAATCTGATATATTGGTTGGATCTCCATCTATGTACTACAGAAATACTAAGAGAGCGAAATGGAGTTATTTTTACTGGTTTGCACTGGCAATTGGTGCAATAGAAGTCCTCTTCATTGTTTCAGGTTGGTGGCTGCTCTTTAGAAGACAAGGTATACCATCCTCTCTGGAAGACGGATATCGAGCATTATCAAGTCAATTCAAGAGATTTAGTTATGCTGAACTCAAAAAAGCAACAAACAGTTTCAAGGAAGAGCTTGGCAAAGGGGGCTCGGGGGCTGTGTATAAGGGCGTTTTGACCGATGAAAGGGCAGTGGCTGTGAAGAGACTAGGAGATTTACATCAAGGAGAAGAAGTGTTTTGGGCAGAAGTGAGTACAATTGGAAAAATCTATCACATGAACCTGGTGAGAATGTGGGGATTCTGTACAGAAGGCATGCACAGACTCTTAGTTTATGAGTATGTTGAAAACCAATCGCTGGACAAGCATCTattctcttcaaattttcttGGATGGAAAGAGAGGTTTAAAGTTGCCTTGGGGACGGCTAAGGGTCTAGCTTATCTTCACCATGAGTGTCTGGAATGGGTTATCCACTGTGACGTAAAGCCTGAAAATATACTTCTGGATAGCGAATTTGAGCCTAAGATTGCTGACTTTGGTCTAGCCAAGTTGTCTCAGAGGGGCAGCAATAGTTCTCAATTCTCACGAATTCGAGGAACAAAAGGTTACATGGCTCCAGAGTGGGCTTCAAATCTTCCCATCACTTCCAAAGTCGATGTCTTTAGTTATGGAGTTGTGATACTTGAAATGTTAAAAGGAATTCGGCTTTCAAACTGGGTAGTAGAAGATAGTGAAGGGCAAGAAGCAGAGCTGACAGGGTTCATCAGGGAAGTGAAAGAGAAAATTCTATGTGGAAAGCAAGCACGGATAGAGGAAATAGTGGATCCAAGATTGAAAGGAAGTTTTAATAAGAACCAGGCTGCAACGTTGTTTCGAATTGGGATATCTTGTGCGGATGAAGATCGAAACAAAAGACCAACAATGGATTCAGTAGTCCAGTCCCTGTTAGAATGTGAAACTGAGTCTGAAATCCACATTACAGGCGTATTTTCTGGCTCTCATGACTAG